In Nitrosospira briensis C-128, a genomic segment contains:
- the eno gene encoding phosphopyruvate hydratase yields MSAIVDVIAREILDSRGNPTVEADVLLESGVLGRAAVPSGASVGTREAVELRDGDTQRYFGKGVLKAVENVNTEISEAVMGLDAMDQGFIDQTLIDLDGTGNKSRLGANAVLAVSLAVAKAAAEESGLPLYRYLGGAGPMAMPVPMMNVINGGAHANNNIDMQEFVIIPLGAQSFREALRWGAEIFHTLRGMLDSKGMHTAVGDEGGFAPDLANNEAALQLIVEAIEKAGYIPGPDVAIGLDCASSEFFRDGKYHLASDGLSLDSGQFADYLATWVDKYPILSIEDGMSEHDWDGWKLLTSRLGKSVQLVGDDIFVTNAGILKEGIAQGIANSVLIKLNQIGTLTEAFSAIETAKRAGYTSVISHRSGETEDTTIADIAVATNALQIKTGSLSRSDRLAKYNQLLRIEEDLGDATNYPGRDAFYQLR; encoded by the coding sequence ATGAGTGCAATTGTAGATGTCATCGCCCGCGAGATTCTTGATTCACGCGGAAACCCAACCGTAGAAGCGGATGTATTGCTTGAATCCGGCGTGCTCGGACGAGCGGCCGTGCCTTCCGGCGCATCCGTCGGCACTAGAGAGGCGGTCGAATTACGCGACGGGGATACTCAGCGCTATTTTGGCAAAGGCGTGCTGAAAGCGGTGGAAAATGTGAATACCGAGATTTCCGAAGCTGTGATGGGTCTCGACGCGATGGACCAGGGTTTTATCGACCAGACGCTGATCGACCTGGATGGCACGGGCAACAAATCGAGACTCGGCGCCAATGCAGTTCTTGCGGTGTCGCTTGCGGTGGCAAAAGCGGCAGCGGAGGAGTCCGGGCTGCCGTTATACCGATATTTGGGTGGCGCGGGGCCAATGGCTATGCCTGTCCCCATGATGAATGTCATCAATGGTGGTGCGCATGCCAATAACAATATTGACATGCAGGAGTTCGTGATAATCCCCCTCGGCGCGCAGAGCTTTCGGGAAGCCTTGCGCTGGGGCGCTGAAATATTTCATACCCTGAGAGGCATGCTCGACAGCAAGGGCATGCATACTGCCGTGGGCGACGAGGGCGGGTTTGCGCCCGATTTGGCTAATAATGAAGCCGCGCTGCAACTTATTGTGGAGGCCATAGAAAAAGCCGGTTATATACCGGGCCCGGATGTGGCTATCGGGCTGGATTGCGCCAGTTCCGAATTTTTCAGGGATGGTAAATATCATTTAGCATCGGACGGCTTGAGCCTCGATTCGGGGCAATTTGCCGATTATCTCGCCACATGGGTAGACAAGTATCCTATTCTCAGCATTGAAGACGGCATGAGCGAGCACGACTGGGATGGGTGGAAGCTGCTTACCAGCAGGCTCGGAAAGTCCGTGCAACTGGTGGGGGACGATATCTTCGTGACCAATGCCGGCATCCTGAAAGAAGGCATTGCGCAGGGTATCGCCAATTCCGTGCTTATCAAACTCAACCAGATCGGGACGCTTACCGAAGCCTTTTCTGCCATAGAAACCGCCAAGCGTGCAGGGTATACCTCAGTGATTTCGCATCGTTCCGGTGAAACCGAAGATACCACCATTGCCGATATCGCCGTTGCTACCAATGCGCTGCAAATCAAGACCGGCTCGCTTTCCCGCTCTGATCGCCTCGCAAAATACAACCAGTTGCTGCGTATTGAGGAAGATCTTGGCGATGCCACAAACTATCCCGGGCGAGACGCGTTCTATCAACTAAGATAA
- the nikR gene encoding nickel-responsive transcriptional regulator NikR, translated as MERLTISLNNQLAKQFDSVMHKRGYFNRSEAMRDLIRDLLDTVRVEEHVEDHCVATLSYIYAPELASCITATQHRHHDLIVSTMDVHIDHDNCLEVTILSGTIRNVKKFANHIISMQGVQHGKLHLLPVEIAQESYSSDSVPHVHGNAFA; from the coding sequence ATGGAACGTCTCACTATATCGCTTAATAATCAACTCGCGAAGCAGTTTGATTCTGTAATGCACAAGCGCGGTTATTTCAATCGCTCGGAAGCCATGCGTGACCTGATACGGGATCTGCTCGATACCGTCCGCGTGGAAGAACATGTCGAAGATCATTGCGTTGCCACGCTCAGCTATATATACGCTCCCGAACTGGCCAGTTGCATTACTGCGACACAACACAGGCATCATGACCTTATCGTATCCACCATGGATGTACATATCGATCACGATAATTGCCTGGAAGTAACTATCCTGAGTGGAACTATCAGGAACGTAAAAAAATTCGCCAATCATATTATTTCGATGCAAGGGGTGCAGCATGGCAAACTGCATCTTTTACCGGTTGAGATCGCCCAGGAGAGCTATTCTTCTGATTCCGTACCGCATGTTCATGGCAATGCTTTTGCGTGA
- a CDS encoding ATP-binding protein, whose product MRIGVFINFCLIVTVLSLSLLILLSSQALGTLDEITGAEHQKNRSLQLANELFRSSEDLTKMARSYVITGDPVYEQSFFEILDIRNGKRQRPQENHPITYWNVSRPSLPSTLGNAISLLDLMRREGFSERELDLLRQSQKNSDNLVNLEKQAFAAIKGLYDDGYGNFTIPRTPDRNFAIDLLFGERYTAEKTRIMAPISQFMLELDHRTQTTLRNLQSKFHQQILLILGLLCTALLAVAVAAVYMRRNILRPLDYLSRQASSIAKGSYSTRCDIATHNEIAKLGSDFNTMAEAIEHEITKLKRVEESLRERLKEINCFYAIRRGMESGSLEEVCRTIFVQLIAAMQFPHTTSIRIELDGKRFVSDRYDRSHTCIRRKQVMVYGEAYGWIDVFYGEDQPFLLPEEQNLIDVVGDDLGKWLEHKQAEARILVEQGLRVRDAAIREFAAHVEQMREEDRKYIAREIHDELGQLLAALHLEISLLNGIEDNRSGKMETIRRNMAELVDEADQSVRNVAEHLRPASLGLGIISAIKKLTDEFRKHSGISCMLHLMETSIDLDEDQTVAIFRIVQESLTNVARHAEASQVEITLSQNADDLIVEVRDDGKGFDSADVARKKSFGLLGMRERAAVLRADIDITSIPQQGTVVTVRLPIKRNGGIS is encoded by the coding sequence GTGCGAATCGGTGTTTTCATCAATTTCTGTCTTATCGTCACTGTATTGAGCCTAAGCCTGCTGATATTGCTTTCTTCACAGGCGCTGGGTACGCTGGATGAGATCACCGGAGCAGAGCATCAGAAAAACAGATCTCTACAGCTCGCAAACGAGTTATTCCGCAGTTCCGAAGATCTTACCAAGATGGCTCGGAGTTATGTCATCACCGGTGATCCGGTCTACGAACAATCTTTTTTCGAAATCCTCGATATCCGTAATGGCAAACGGCAGCGCCCCCAGGAAAATCACCCGATCACCTACTGGAATGTGAGCAGACCCTCCTTACCCAGCACGCTCGGGAATGCCATTTCCCTGTTGGATTTGATGCGGCGTGAAGGTTTCAGTGAACGAGAGCTGGATCTGCTGCGGCAATCCCAGAAAAATTCCGACAATCTGGTCAACCTGGAAAAACAGGCATTTGCCGCCATAAAAGGGTTATACGACGATGGATATGGAAACTTCACCATACCTCGCACGCCTGACCGCAATTTCGCTATTGACCTGTTGTTCGGAGAACGTTACACGGCTGAGAAAACCAGAATAATGGCGCCGATCAGCCAATTCATGCTTGAGCTGGATCATCGCACTCAAACTACACTGAGAAATTTACAGTCAAAATTCCATCAGCAAATCCTGCTGATACTGGGATTGCTTTGCACCGCATTGCTGGCCGTGGCGGTCGCCGCTGTCTACATGCGCCGCAATATCCTGCGTCCGCTCGATTATCTCAGCCGCCAGGCAAGCAGTATCGCAAAGGGCAGCTATTCCACCCGCTGCGATATTGCAACGCATAACGAAATCGCCAAGCTCGGCTCTGATTTCAATACCATGGCAGAAGCCATCGAACATGAAATCACAAAACTAAAACGGGTTGAAGAATCCTTACGCGAGCGACTAAAGGAGATCAACTGTTTTTATGCGATCCGTCGCGGAATGGAATCAGGGTCGCTGGAGGAGGTTTGCAGGACTATTTTTGTGCAATTGATTGCGGCGATGCAATTTCCTCACACTACCAGTATCAGAATCGAGCTTGACGGCAAGCGGTTTGTATCCGATCGGTATGACAGGAGCCATACATGTATACGACGAAAGCAGGTAATGGTCTACGGCGAGGCATATGGCTGGATAGATGTATTTTATGGTGAAGACCAGCCTTTTTTGCTGCCGGAAGAGCAGAATCTTATTGACGTGGTTGGGGATGATCTGGGGAAATGGCTGGAACACAAGCAGGCGGAAGCACGTATTCTGGTAGAGCAGGGGCTTCGGGTGCGGGACGCCGCAATAAGAGAATTTGCGGCCCACGTGGAGCAGATGCGGGAAGAAGATCGCAAATACATCGCCCGCGAAATTCACGATGAACTGGGTCAGCTTCTGGCGGCATTGCACCTCGAAATTTCGCTGCTAAATGGCATTGAAGATAACAGAAGCGGGAAAATGGAAACCATCAGGCGTAACATGGCCGAACTGGTGGATGAAGCGGATCAGAGCGTGCGCAATGTAGCTGAACATTTGCGGCCGGCCTCGCTGGGGCTTGGGATCATATCAGCCATTAAGAAACTGACCGATGAATTCAGGAAACATAGCGGCATAAGCTGCATGTTGCATTTGATGGAGACATCGATCGATCTGGATGAAGATCAGACGGTGGCGATATTTCGAATCGTGCAGGAATCCTTGACCAATGTGGCACGCCATGCCGAAGCAAGTCAGGTCGAAATTACCTTGTCGCAGAATGCAGATGATCTTATTGTTGAAGTACGCGACGACGGGAAAGGATTTGATTCCGCGGACGTTGCCCGGAAAAAATCATTTGGCCTGCTTGGAATGCGGGAACGGGCGGCGGTACTGAGGGCGGATATCGATATTACCAGTATTCCGCAGCAGGGAACCGTGGTCACCGTGCGTTTGCCTATAAAGCGAAATGGAGGAATTTCATGA
- a CDS encoding YaeQ family protein — protein MALGATIFKADLQIADLDRNYYHNHALTLARHPSETDERMMVRLLAFLLHAHESLSFGNGLSTCDEPDLWQKDLTGAIELWIDVGLPDEKLIRRACGRASQVCVYTYGGRIADTWWNQCRGKLEQIKNLTVSNLPREASQAIAKQAQRNMRLNCTIQDKQIWLADGVESTLFELVNLKSLPAA, from the coding sequence ATGGCTCTTGGAGCAACCATTTTTAAGGCCGATCTGCAAATTGCGGACCTGGACCGGAATTATTATCACAACCATGCGCTCACCCTCGCCCGCCACCCATCGGAAACCGATGAACGCATGATGGTGCGATTGCTGGCTTTTCTGCTGCACGCCCATGAATCACTATCTTTCGGCAATGGACTGAGCACGTGTGATGAACCCGATCTCTGGCAGAAGGATTTAACCGGCGCTATCGAGCTCTGGATAGATGTGGGTCTCCCGGATGAAAAACTCATTCGCAGAGCCTGTGGTCGTGCCAGTCAGGTATGCGTTTATACATATGGTGGGCGAATTGCCGACACTTGGTGGAATCAATGCCGCGGTAAGCTCGAACAGATCAAGAACCTGACCGTGAGCAATTTACCAAGAGAAGCCAGCCAGGCCATCGCGAAGCAGGCGCAACGTAACATGCGTTTGAATTGCACGATTCAGGACAAACAAATTTGGCTGGCCGACGGAGTTGAGTCAACGCTGTTTGAGCTGGTAAATCTGAAGAGCTTGCCAGCAGCTTGA
- the ftsB gene encoding cell division protein FtsB, with translation MKVLGLIFAALIALMQYPLWLGKGSWLKVWEVDQQVITQHEINQKLKMRNAALDAEVRDLKQGYDAIEERARSELGMIKQDETFFHILEDNNKNTYADGKAGEGHPEQ, from the coding sequence GTGAAAGTACTGGGCTTAATATTCGCTGCCCTGATTGCTCTGATGCAATACCCGTTATGGCTGGGCAAGGGTAGCTGGCTCAAAGTATGGGAAGTGGATCAGCAGGTCATCACGCAACATGAAATCAACCAGAAACTGAAAATGCGCAACGCTGCCCTGGATGCGGAAGTGCGCGACCTCAAGCAGGGGTACGACGCCATTGAAGAGCGCGCCCGCAGCGAACTGGGCATGATCAAGCAGGATGAGACTTTTTTTCACATACTGGAAGATAACAACAAAAATACTTACGCCGATGGCAAGGCCGGGGAAGGACACCCTGAGCAGTAA
- a CDS encoding response regulator codes for MTIKVFLADDHRLFRDGLKRILAETTDIRVVEEATDGLDALEKMRRGEWDVALLDVSMPGLNGLEVLKRIMADDAKYQVLMLSTYHEDEYAIRTIRAGASAYLTKNSPTDLLISVIRRLANGGKYIDPELAEKLLFDLGPASKIPLHSTLSDREYDVLKLITAGVSLAEISQRLALSAKTVSTYRARILEKMNMQNNAQLIRYVTEHKLLE; via the coding sequence ATGACAATCAAAGTCTTTCTTGCTGACGACCACCGGCTTTTCCGGGATGGGCTGAAACGGATTCTTGCCGAAACAACAGACATCCGAGTCGTCGAGGAAGCGACAGATGGACTCGATGCCTTGGAGAAAATGCGCCGTGGCGAATGGGATGTGGCATTGCTGGATGTCAGCATGCCGGGCCTGAATGGACTGGAAGTACTAAAACGGATAATGGCCGATGATGCCAAGTATCAGGTGCTGATGTTAAGTACGTACCATGAGGATGAATATGCGATCAGGACAATACGCGCGGGCGCATCCGCTTATCTCACAAAGAACAGTCCGACCGATCTGCTGATATCCGTGATCCGCCGTTTGGCAAATGGAGGGAAATACATAGATCCGGAACTGGCGGAGAAACTGCTGTTCGACCTGGGCCCGGCATCCAAAATACCGCTGCATTCCACGCTTTCCGATCGGGAATATGACGTTCTCAAACTTATCACCGCCGGCGTATCCTTGGCTGAAATCTCCCAAAGACTGGCATTAAGCGCAAAAACCGTAAGTACTTACCGCGCCCGTATTCTGGAAAAAATGAATATGCAGAACAATGCCCAGCTAATCCGCTATGTAACCGAACATAAGTTGCTGGAATAA
- a CDS encoding autotransporter outer membrane beta-barrel domain-containing protein: MGKKFLAADKCQPGARLAADHNDLKNPVLLIAAILAMFGSVYSRIAFAVNECGVIASPTAPATIHCDGPTYSQTINYRPQADLNLIVALDVAITPPTDTFGIAVWGPDAGNPAVNIDVNVEAATITTNGISGDGIVVQQGTSGNLSITTNGVSISTSHGTSPDDAVSTGITGAIDTADATGDISINAMGGSITTTGDTSYGVYAVHYGQGDAKIVTSSTILTKGYNTDGTDSVIFNNASTGTASITQTGGTITTEGEISSGLYAISLGTGNVSAAAAGTIITSGVGSSGISVRSNNGADTSRATVDVGSTARIRTSGSDAAGIFASSKNTSLSVVEIITQGDIQTAGTGSHGIYGEALTIENTNSVRLVQGVGGNIETTGDNSQGMYAKHDGEGSIDMENSATISTKGANANGINAVMTKTDNTAPISVMLQSGAISTEGAGSFGVSLVNQGMGLTIVNGIGGATIDTYGVQSHGIASQSRAGGVDFQLESITISTQGAEAIGILVSPIIAGAPTSAAVTSGKITTRGDAAHGIVVGAINEGADTTVFDTTNVNIKGSVTTSGPNSLGLVAVAANSTTVNVNADVTATGRFGAGMLASSTSGSTNIVVAQGATVFGGWQELSNGASTQRFDTPSAGVVLGGTTTFLTNRGNIGALSDRAIAASGIFAPVDGDVTIDNYGTITGYLSLTGTGSNTFNNYSPNSFVMRHFADTDGDGIRDTKRVAISDFGGPNSVFNNTVAGAVRFADVTDAAFTDDSGFYQPKTGISEQILDPVFYDLHRNGVVQSQLVNLSTFNHAGVIDLRGPAVGNTLVITDISDPNSGVGTSTFVSDGGRLLLNARLGAGPASGGTTGSEADMLIVDRTQLGSGATQVYVSQAPGSLGAPTVTNGIQLVEVRDATHSADNVFALGQRVSAGAYEYELRKGGSGLDAADGNWYLRSVIERDPTTTSSPAIPNYRPEVPINMALPALGTRLGLSMLGTYHDRQGQDSLVSFGADAGGLGLKASWGRIIGEHGSARPGGGNIEQFEKYGPAYKFNYGGFQVGVDTYRGQSNNGKSSDQAGLYLGVGYINASISDFRGHRAGSATMAGYSVGAYWTRIVNSGSYLDTVGQFTYYGEATTRSRLGESSKTNGWGFIASTEGGHAFSLGSNWTLEPQAQALLQHMDLRDTADTFGKIQFGDTTNVTGRLGARSTKQWQSRSGRLITTWARANIWQTFGSRANTTFSNLNGENPVALHTALGGTVGQAGVGISGEIAKNAYIFVTANYSHALVRNNGNSIAGQAGIKYRW; the protein is encoded by the coding sequence ATGGGTAAGAAATTTTTAGCGGCTGATAAATGCCAACCTGGCGCCAGGTTGGCAGCGGATCACAATGACTTGAAGAACCCTGTTCTATTAATTGCGGCAATCCTGGCAATGTTCGGTTCGGTGTACTCCCGCATTGCATTTGCAGTTAACGAATGCGGCGTTATAGCTAGTCCCACGGCGCCCGCGACAATTCACTGTGATGGTCCCACTTACTCGCAAACTATAAATTACCGCCCTCAAGCCGACCTTAACCTTATTGTCGCGCTGGATGTCGCGATTACGCCCCCTACGGATACATTTGGAATAGCAGTATGGGGACCAGACGCAGGCAATCCGGCAGTAAACATTGACGTCAATGTTGAAGCAGCCACCATTACCACCAATGGTATCAGCGGTGATGGAATCGTGGTTCAGCAGGGGACATCTGGCAATCTCTCGATTACAACTAACGGCGTCAGTATCTCGACGAGTCATGGCACCAGCCCCGACGATGCTGTAAGTACCGGAATTACCGGTGCTATCGATACTGCCGATGCTACAGGAGATATCTCGATCAATGCCATGGGCGGCAGTATCACGACTACTGGCGATACTTCCTACGGAGTGTATGCTGTTCACTATGGACAAGGCGATGCCAAAATAGTCACATCCTCAACGATTCTCACTAAGGGCTATAACACGGATGGGACAGATTCAGTAATTTTCAACAACGCGTCCACGGGCACGGCTTCGATTACTCAAACGGGCGGTACTATTACGACGGAAGGTGAAATTTCCTCCGGTCTATATGCTATCAGTCTCGGTACCGGCAATGTCAGCGCTGCGGCAGCCGGGACGATCATAACCAGTGGAGTCGGTTCTAGCGGCATCAGCGTTCGTAGCAATAATGGGGCGGATACCTCACGAGCTACAGTTGATGTCGGAAGCACGGCGCGTATCCGCACTTCAGGGTCTGACGCGGCAGGCATATTCGCAAGTTCTAAGAACACCTCCCTTTCGGTCGTTGAGATCATCACACAAGGTGATATCCAGACCGCGGGAACGGGCAGCCACGGAATTTATGGCGAGGCTCTAACCATCGAAAACACCAATTCCGTTCGCCTCGTGCAAGGCGTCGGTGGCAATATTGAAACTACCGGGGACAATAGCCAAGGCATGTACGCAAAGCATGATGGCGAAGGAAGTATTGACATGGAAAATTCTGCCACCATCTCAACAAAGGGCGCCAACGCTAACGGCATTAATGCGGTAATGACGAAAACCGACAATACCGCACCGATCTCCGTGATGCTTCAGTCGGGCGCTATCAGTACTGAGGGCGCCGGTTCCTTCGGCGTATCACTTGTTAACCAAGGCATGGGCTTGACTATAGTTAATGGAATCGGTGGCGCAACCATTGACACTTACGGTGTCCAGAGTCACGGTATTGCATCACAGTCCAGGGCGGGGGGTGTCGATTTTCAGTTGGAATCGATAACCATATCAACGCAGGGCGCAGAGGCAATTGGGATTCTGGTGTCTCCAATTATTGCAGGGGCGCCGACTTCGGCCGCAGTAACATCCGGTAAAATCACCACGAGAGGCGATGCCGCGCATGGTATTGTTGTCGGTGCCATCAATGAAGGCGCAGACACCACGGTCTTCGATACGACGAATGTGAATATCAAAGGATCTGTCACCACCAGCGGTCCGAACTCACTCGGTCTTGTGGCGGTTGCCGCGAACAGCACAACAGTGAACGTGAATGCCGATGTGACTGCGACAGGTCGATTCGGTGCAGGCATGCTGGCCTCAAGCACAAGTGGTTCTACGAATATAGTTGTTGCGCAGGGGGCTACGGTCTTCGGGGGGTGGCAAGAACTGAGCAATGGCGCGTCCACTCAACGATTTGATACGCCGTCTGCAGGGGTTGTTCTGGGTGGCACGACAACGTTCCTGACTAATCGTGGAAATATCGGGGCCTTGTCCGACCGGGCAATTGCAGCATCCGGCATATTTGCTCCGGTAGATGGCGACGTCACAATCGACAACTATGGCACCATAACGGGTTATCTTTCCTTAACAGGCACCGGTTCCAATACCTTCAATAATTATTCGCCCAACTCTTTTGTAATGCGTCACTTCGCAGATACTGATGGTGATGGCATACGTGACACGAAGCGAGTGGCGATAAGCGATTTTGGCGGGCCAAACTCTGTTTTCAACAACACCGTTGCTGGTGCTGTACGCTTTGCAGATGTGACGGACGCAGCATTTACGGATGACAGCGGCTTCTATCAACCAAAAACAGGTATTTCAGAGCAAATACTGGACCCGGTTTTCTATGATTTACATCGTAACGGTGTTGTTCAAAGCCAGTTGGTCAATCTCTCTACATTCAACCATGCTGGCGTAATCGATTTGCGTGGTCCTGCGGTTGGTAACACCCTTGTCATCACCGATATATCCGATCCAAATTCAGGCGTGGGTACAAGCACGTTCGTCTCTGATGGTGGTCGGCTACTGCTTAACGCCAGGCTTGGCGCCGGCCCCGCTTCTGGCGGCACAACTGGATCGGAGGCCGACATGTTGATCGTCGACCGGACACAGCTTGGATCTGGCGCCACTCAAGTCTATGTTTCTCAGGCCCCAGGCAGTTTGGGCGCGCCGACCGTTACAAACGGTATTCAGCTAGTGGAAGTACGGGATGCAACGCACTCGGCGGACAATGTATTCGCATTGGGGCAGCGAGTCTCAGCGGGCGCCTATGAGTATGAACTCCGAAAAGGAGGTTCAGGCTTGGATGCCGCTGACGGAAACTGGTACTTGCGCAGCGTTATCGAGAGAGATCCGACGACGACATCGTCACCCGCTATCCCCAATTATCGCCCTGAAGTACCAATCAATATGGCACTTCCAGCTCTAGGTACCCGGCTAGGACTATCAATGTTGGGAACCTATCATGATCGGCAGGGACAAGATAGTCTCGTATCGTTCGGCGCTGATGCAGGAGGGCTCGGACTCAAGGCCTCCTGGGGGCGCATTATCGGCGAGCATGGTTCGGCAAGACCTGGCGGTGGCAATATTGAACAGTTCGAGAAATATGGTCCCGCCTATAAATTTAATTATGGCGGCTTCCAGGTAGGTGTCGATACTTACCGTGGTCAATCCAATAACGGCAAGAGCTCTGACCAGGCTGGGCTTTATTTGGGTGTAGGGTATATTAATGCCAGTATTAGTGACTTTCGCGGTCATCGAGCAGGAAGTGCAACGATGGCCGGATATTCGGTTGGTGCGTACTGGACGCGAATTGTAAACTCAGGCAGTTACCTCGATACGGTGGGCCAATTTACCTATTACGGAGAAGCCACAACGCGTTCCCGTTTGGGAGAGTCGTCCAAAACCAATGGTTGGGGATTTATAGCGTCAACAGAAGGTGGTCATGCTTTTAGCCTGGGCAGTAATTGGACACTCGAACCGCAAGCGCAAGCGTTGCTTCAACACATGGATCTTCGAGACACAGCAGATACTTTTGGAAAAATTCAGTTTGGCGACACAACCAATGTGACCGGTCGCTTAGGTGCTCGCTCGACCAAGCAATGGCAATCCAGAAGCGGACGACTTATCACCACATGGGCACGCGCCAATATATGGCAGACTTTTGGTTCACGAGCCAACACTACTTTCAGCAATTTGAACGGTGAAAATCCAGTAGCCTTGCACACGGCCCTGGGCGGCACAGTGGGTCAAGCCGGCGTAGGTATTTCCGGCGAGATAGCCAAGAACGCCTACATATTTGTTACGGCCAACTATAGCCATGCGTTGGTTAGGAATAATGGCAATAGCATCGCTGGACAAGCAGGAATTAAATACCGCTGGTAG
- a CDS encoding SCO family protein: MKLKYTKEIQSGAFRKRYFPAVLTAFLLFVHAGIEAATVIPTSPIPLRPEIIGQLKQAQADKDMRWQLVVFGFTHCKDVCPTSLANLSMLVNAAATEKIKLNGIFVTVDPDRDTNAILSSYIKAFGSDLAYLRFEGEALERFKAAFSVETAFYTKNSGNMQNYQVDHSTTAFLIDSRGNIRVIFDALKDAAQMEQIFRENKALFES, translated from the coding sequence ATGAAGTTGAAATATACAAAAGAAATCCAATCAGGGGCATTCCGGAAGCGTTATTTTCCGGCTGTGCTGACAGCATTTCTCCTGTTTGTCCACGCCGGCATCGAAGCCGCGACTGTCATCCCGACCTCTCCGATACCTTTGCGACCGGAAATCATCGGTCAACTGAAACAAGCGCAGGCGGACAAGGATATGCGGTGGCAACTGGTTGTTTTCGGTTTTACGCATTGCAAGGATGTCTGCCCCACGTCTCTCGCCAATCTATCCATGCTCGTCAATGCAGCCGCAACTGAGAAGATCAAGCTGAACGGAATCTTCGTCACGGTGGACCCAGACAGGGATACTAACGCTATTCTTTCAAGCTACATCAAAGCCTTCGGGTCGGATCTTGCCTATTTGCGTTTTGAAGGTGAAGCGCTGGAGCGGTTCAAGGCCGCTTTCAGCGTCGAGACCGCTTTTTACACAAAAAATTCAGGAAATATGCAGAATTATCAGGTAGATCATAGTACTACCGCATTTCTAATCGACTCCAGAGGAAATATCAGGGTGATATTCGATGCGCTGAAGGATGCAGCTCAAATGGAGCAGATATTTCGTGAGAATAAGGCCCTGTTCGAGTCATGA